The Paenibacillus uliginis N3/975 genome has a window encoding:
- a CDS encoding response regulator, with protein MNILVADDESLIRASLRSMLDELGMPVHVIGEARNGEEAIRFVTERQPDLVFVDIRMPKLNGLEVIAHGKTVSPHTKWIILSGYSEFQYAREAIRLGACNYLLKPISLEEVHDSLTHVQELHDAHIMERSRQIEHAIVSSIQGRSGVSQGDHLLETLHCKASVFYFDDFLCDHEEHERQQRFIETLRSLIHNQSLTNSLYSLAMSLPGGQPAILWAWPALHHHQALELQQKMERTVKHLLQDQLAASRAITTIQLEECSNLQTMVGQIEELQRVSSLRVLFPIGGVYPLSELSTIIERAECLPISTHVDNLRRLFRREDYLGYLKAVDCMEKEWNGALSADQHLWRRIHEYISRSLGITLEPGTCVDQASWFALLKNHGDRMLSQASRHDNSSKDIVQQVIAYVEQQYMHDIGIKQIADMFHVTPNYLSSLFHKKHGSTFLKYVTETRMLKAKELLLKEPHLKVQEVAEAVGYYSPRHFTKLFTEYTGCYPSEFRERNKVHTFL; from the coding sequence ATGAATATCTTAGTTGCAGACGATGAAAGCTTGATCAGAGCCAGCCTGAGAAGCATGCTGGACGAACTGGGCATGCCTGTCCACGTCATCGGGGAAGCCCGTAACGGTGAAGAAGCGATTCGTTTCGTAACCGAGCGGCAGCCCGATCTTGTATTCGTTGATATTCGAATGCCGAAGCTGAACGGCTTGGAAGTAATCGCTCATGGCAAAACAGTGTCCCCTCATACCAAATGGATTATTTTAAGCGGCTATTCGGAGTTCCAATATGCGCGAGAGGCGATACGCCTTGGGGCGTGCAACTATTTGCTAAAGCCGATCAGTCTGGAAGAAGTCCACGACAGCTTGACCCACGTACAAGAGCTGCATGATGCGCACATCATGGAACGTAGCCGTCAGATCGAACATGCGATTGTTTCGAGTATTCAGGGCAGAAGTGGGGTCAGCCAGGGCGATCATTTACTTGAAACGCTGCATTGCAAAGCAAGTGTGTTCTATTTCGATGATTTCCTATGCGATCATGAAGAACATGAACGACAACAACGATTCATCGAAACCTTGCGCAGCCTGATCCATAATCAATCTCTTACTAACAGTCTTTATTCCTTGGCAATGTCGCTTCCGGGCGGCCAACCCGCGATATTGTGGGCATGGCCGGCTTTGCACCATCATCAAGCGCTAGAGCTGCAGCAGAAGATGGAGAGAACCGTGAAGCATTTGCTTCAGGATCAGCTTGCCGCTTCCCGTGCAATTACGACGATACAATTAGAGGAGTGTTCGAATCTGCAAACGATGGTGGGGCAGATCGAAGAACTGCAGCGAGTCTCTTCCCTACGCGTGCTGTTCCCGATTGGAGGAGTCTATCCGCTAAGTGAGTTAAGCACAATAATTGAACGAGCCGAGTGTCTTCCTATAAGCACTCACGTAGATAATCTACGCCGATTATTCCGCCGGGAAGACTATCTTGGATACCTAAAAGCTGTCGATTGCATGGAGAAAGAATGGAACGGGGCACTCTCTGCGGATCAACACCTATGGCGCCGTATTCATGAATATATTTCACGTTCGCTCGGCATCACGTTAGAGCCGGGAACGTGCGTGGATCAGGCAAGCTGGTTTGCTCTTTTGAAAAATCATGGCGATCGCATGTTATCCCAGGCTTCGCGACACGACAATTCGTCCAAAGATATCGTGCAGCAAGTGATCGCTTATGTGGAGCAGCAGTATATGCATGACATCGGAATCAAGCAAATCGCGGATATGTTCCATGTGACGCCTAACTATTTAAGCTCTTTGTTCCATAAAAAGCACGGCAGTACCTTTCTAAAATACGTAACCGAAACGAGAATGCTGAAAGCGAAGGAGCTCCTGCTTAAGGAGCCCCATCTCAAAGTGCAGGAGGTTGCCGAAGCCGTTGGTTATTACAGCCCGCGCCATTTCACGAAGCTGTTCACAGAATATACCGGATGCTATCCGTCAGAGTTCCGTGAAAGGAATAAGGTGCACACGTTTTTGTAG
- a CDS encoding cache domain-containing sensor histidine kinase, translating to MVTFKSLRSKLTLVYALTIVTPFSILAFALPFYAQYVLTKDTEKLTEGTLHAVAGNIETYLDDLERLTASPYLNDNVIQSLKIIADNVYDSASAYTKLQTDRALKGTLPNYLINTRKDILSTLMITMNGKPYLTTKNNSIDLIPNFPFQDESWYQQAIEKNGKVAFISSHPQTYLTNPSDIQVFSVSRLIKNPDSGQPLAVISADADTNVLEKITKDIQFNVSSVVAIVDERKNVIYAGKPLTDEMIKQLRARGTPNAQETGYVTVSQTIKPANWEITVFLSNEEIQQKVRWMYITAVLISIGGLFVTFFIFLYSSQWIVKPIAQMKAVMTKVRNGNMQARYEGEGSDELSYLGQSLNKMVMQLDELINREYKAVLAQRNAEYRALQSQIQPHFLYNVLSGFIGLNRIGDKKKLESAIISLSGMLRYILEENQWTTVEQEFNFLTKYALLQQLRFQDRLTIQIHHDTETAQFRIPKLLIQPLLENAIIHGVEPDDQEHAIYISALIASEDGNAQICIEVRDDGVGFDPNASHSQSHVGLANVRARLQQVFPKATLTVNSELGIGTCIAIKIPKEENAS from the coding sequence ATGGTCACGTTCAAGTCTCTACGCTCGAAGCTCACGCTAGTGTATGCTCTGACCATTGTCACTCCATTTTCCATCTTGGCTTTTGCACTCCCCTTCTACGCCCAATATGTGCTCACCAAAGATACGGAGAAGCTAACCGAAGGAACACTCCATGCCGTAGCCGGCAATATTGAAACCTATTTGGATGATTTGGAGCGGTTGACGGCCTCTCCCTATTTGAACGATAATGTCATTCAGTCGCTTAAAATCATTGCCGACAATGTATACGATTCTGCAAGCGCATACACGAAACTGCAGACGGATCGTGCTTTAAAAGGAACGCTGCCCAACTATTTAATTAACACTCGCAAAGATATTCTCAGTACGCTCATGATTACGATGAACGGAAAGCCATATTTAACGACTAAAAACAATAGCATCGACCTCATACCGAACTTTCCATTCCAGGACGAATCATGGTATCAACAAGCCATAGAAAAAAACGGGAAAGTCGCGTTCATCAGTTCCCACCCGCAAACTTACTTGACCAACCCCTCAGACATCCAAGTGTTTTCCGTATCCCGTTTAATCAAAAATCCGGATTCCGGACAACCGCTCGCCGTCATATCGGCCGATGCGGATACGAATGTACTCGAGAAAATAACGAAGGATATTCAATTTAACGTCAGTTCAGTTGTCGCGATCGTAGATGAAAGAAAAAATGTGATCTATGCGGGCAAGCCGCTGACCGATGAAATGATCAAGCAGCTTCGAGCGAGAGGAACCCCCAACGCACAAGAAACCGGATACGTTACCGTTTCTCAAACCATCAAACCGGCAAATTGGGAAATTACCGTGTTTTTATCCAATGAGGAGATACAACAGAAAGTACGCTGGATGTACATCACGGCGGTTTTGATATCGATTGGAGGACTCTTCGTCACTTTCTTTATTTTTCTTTACTCCTCGCAATGGATCGTCAAGCCGATCGCTCAAATGAAGGCAGTAATGACCAAAGTACGCAATGGGAATATGCAAGCACGCTACGAAGGGGAGGGATCGGACGAACTTTCCTATCTCGGACAGTCATTAAACAAGATGGTCATGCAACTGGACGAATTAATCAACCGGGAATATAAAGCGGTGCTGGCACAGCGAAATGCAGAATATCGAGCCTTGCAATCGCAAATTCAGCCCCATTTTCTATACAACGTGCTGTCCGGCTTTATCGGGTTGAACCGCATTGGAGACAAAAAGAAGCTGGAGAGCGCCATTATTTCGCTGAGCGGCATGCTTCGTTACATCCTGGAGGAGAATCAATGGACAACGGTCGAACAGGAATTCAATTTTTTAACAAAATATGCATTACTGCAGCAGCTTCGCTTCCAGGATAGGCTGACGATCCAGATTCATCATGACACGGAGACTGCCCAGTTCCGTATTCCGAAATTGCTTATTCAACCTCTATTGGAGAACGCGATTATCCATGGAGTTGAACCCGATGATCAAGAGCATGCCATTTATATATCCGCATTGATAGCAAGCGAGGACGGCAACGCGCAAATATGCATCGAAGTGCGTGACGACGGCGTCGGCTTCGATCCGAACGCGTCACATTCTCAATCGCATGTCGGCCTCGCCAACGTAAGGGCAAGATTGCAGCAAGTCTTCCCGAAAGCAACATTAACCGTGAACAGCGAGCTCGGAATCGGCACATGCATTGCAATCAAAATCCCTAAGGAGGAGAATGCATCATGA